The proteins below come from a single Magallana gigas chromosome 10, xbMagGiga1.1, whole genome shotgun sequence genomic window:
- the LOC136272043 gene encoding serine/threonine-protein phosphatase 6 regulatory ankyrin repeat subunit B-like produces the protein MEVTTFIVGSDYPPTVIKYADIGFLRTRVRYDKGNETHDNFTIYISDRYIDALGDRLFSDIFGERLLDVVLNPCLQNVKVKKVFEDKLENNPEKQKMLLKKIELQTDQQKLHQTSRNLNLSKLAFVHLENEVSCLFALIIFCDTNLSLHCLNILQENQVNLTDCSLFPAVCCNGSVELFNWFLKNNSGCLTEKWGGLSPIHIVTVIHNSEILKQLIENTTIDVNLMIDKFNESNSIPNEKDTKINTDHKTNSSKKQDNKRQLLISTKEDINPCLKDEITSLFIASFDGCDSIVQILLNCGADINLCEEKGASPLYIACRNRHDSTVQLLLSNGAEINLCMEDGTSPLTGACFNGHESTVQLLLSNGADINLCRTNGAGPLYIACQNGHESTVQLLLSNGANINLCEEEGASPLYIACQNGHDSTVQLLLSNGADINLCEEKGASPLYIASQKGHDSTVQLLLSKGANINLCLEDRTSPLTGACFNGHESTVQLLLSNGADINLCMEDRTSPLTGACFNGHESTVQLLLSNGADINLCRTNGAGPLYIACQNGHESTVQLLLSNGANINLCEEEGASPLYIACQNGHDSTVQLLLSNGADIDLCEEKGASPLYIASQKGHDSTVQLLLSKGANINLCLEDGTSPLTGACFDGHDSTVQLLLSNGEDINLCEEEGASPLCIACQKGHDSTAQLLLSNGAEINLCKTNGVGPLYIACQNGHYSTVQLLLKNGADINLCMEDGASPLYIACHNGHDSTVQLLLSNGADINLCEEGASPLYIACQNGHDSTVQLLLSNGAEINLCKTNGVGPLCIACQNGHYSTVQLLLKNGADINLCKTNGAGPLYIACQNGHDSTVQLLLSKGANINLCMEDGTSPLSGACFNGHESTVQLLLSNGADINLCMEDGTSPLTGACFNGHESTVQLLLSNGADINLCEEEGASPLYIACQNGHDSTVQLLLSNGADINLCMDDGDSPLIAACYDGHDSTVQLLLKYGADINLCNRYKLSPLCLAFANRHIEIVNVLLNNGVDTSLACGWEVNPALVDCFDKHDSTAIFLLQNDNISNNMYDPDSYFSLFVSNQVERVARLIDLER, from the coding sequence ATGGAAGTAACTACTTTTATAGTTGGATCAGATTATCCTCCGACTGTCATAAAATATGCTGATATTGGTTTTCTCCGGACACGAGTGAGATACGATAAAGGCAACGAGACTCATgacaattttactatatatattagtGACCGGTATATCGACGCGCTTGGTGATAGGCTTTTTTCTGACATTTTCGGTGAACGACTTTTAGATGTAGTTCTTAATCCATGTTTACAAAATGTGAAGGTGAAAAAGGTATTTGAAGACAAACTCGAAAATAAtccagaaaaacaaaaaatgttactcAAGAAAATAGAACTTCAAACTGATCAACAGAAACTTCATCAGACAtcaagaaatttgaatttgtcCAAACTTGCATTCGTGCATTTGGAAAATGAGGTATCATGCCTTTTTGCTTTGattatattttgtgatacaAATTTATCGCTACATTGTCTAAACATTTTACAAGAAAACCAAGTCAATTTAACAGACTGTTCCTTGTTCCCGGCAGTGTGCTGTAATGGTTCAGTAGAATTGTTTAATTGGTTTCTGAAAAACAATAGTGGATGTTTGACGGAAAAATGGGGAGGTCTCTCTCCTATTCACATTGTAACTGTGATCCATAATTCTGAAATTCTCAAACAGTTGATTGAAAATACCACTATCGATGTTAATTTGATGATTGACAAATTTAATGAATCTAATTCTATACCAAATGAAAAGGATACAAAGATAAACACAGATCACAAAACAAATTCAAGTAAAAAACAGGACAACAAGAGACAACTCTTAATAAGTACTAAAGAAGACATAAATCCATgtttaaaagatgaaattacTTCTCTTTTTATTGCTTCTTTTGATGGATGTGATAGCATTGTACAAATTTTACTGAATtgtggagcagacattaatttatgtgaagagaaaggagcaagtcctctctatatagcttgtcgaaacagacatgatagcacagtacaactgttactgagtaatggagcagaaattaatttatgcatggaggacggaaccagtcctcttACTGGGGCTTGTTTTAACGGACATGaaagcacagtacaactgttactgagtaatggagcagacattaatttatgcaggACAAACGGTGCCGgacctctctatatagcttgtcaaaacggacatgaaagcacagtacaactgttactgagtaatggagcaaacattaatttatgtgaagaagaaggagcaagtcctctctatatagcttgtcaaaacggacacgatagcacagtacaactgttactgagtaatggagcagacattaatttatgtgaagagaaaggagcaagtcctctctatatagctagTCAAAAAGGtcatgatagcacagtacaactgttactgagtaaaggAGCAAACATTAATCTATGCCTGGAGGACAGAACCAGTCCTCTTACTGGGGCTTGTTTTAACGGACATGaaagcacagtacaactgttactgagtaatggagcagacattaatttatgcatggaGGACAGAACCAGTCCTCTTACTGGGGCTTGTTTTAACGGACATGaaagcacagtacaactgttactgagtaatggagcagacattaatttatgcaggACAAACGGTGCCGgacctctctatatagcttgtcaaaacggacatgaaagcacagtacaactgttactgagtaatggagcaaacattaatttatgtgaagaagaaggagcaagtcctctctatatagcttgtcaaaacggacacgatagcacagtacaactgttactgagtaatggagcagacattgaTTTATGTGAAGAGAAAGGagcaagtcctctctatatagctagTCAAAAAGGtcatgatagcacagtacaactgttactgagtaaaggAGCAAACATTAATCTATGCCTGGAggacggaaccagtcctcttACTGGGGCTTGTTttgacggacatgatagcacagttcaactgttactgagtaatggagaagacattaatttatgtgaagaagaaggagcaagtcctctctgtatagcttgtcaaaagggacatgatagcacagcacaactgttactgagtaatggagcagaaattaatttatgcaagacaAACGGTGTaggtcctctctatatagcttgtcaaaacggacattatagcacagtacaactgttactaaagaatggagcagacattaatttatgcatggaggacggagccagtcctctctatatagcttgtcataacggacatgatagtacagtacaactgttactgagtaatggagcagacattaatttatgtgaagaaggagcaagtcctctctatatagcttgtcaaaacggacacgatagcacagtacaactgttactgagtaatggagcagaaattaatttatgcaagacaAACGGTGTAGGTCCTCTCtgtatagcttgtcaaaacggacattatagcacagtacaactgttactaaagaatggagcagacattaatttatgcaagacaAACGGTGccggtcctctctatatagcttgtcaaaacggacatgatagcacagtacaactgttactgagtaaaggAGCAAACATTAATCTATGCATGGAggacggaaccagtcctcttTCTGGGGCTTGTTTTAACGGACATGaaagcacagtacaactgttactgagtaatggagcagacattaatttatgcatggaggacggaaccagtcctcttACTGGGGCTTGTTTTAACGGACATGaaagcacagtacaactgttactgagtaatggagcagacattaatttatgtgaagaagaaggagcaagtcctctctatatagcttgtcaaaacggacacgatagcacagtacaactgttactgagtaatggagcagacattaatttatgcatggaCGATGGAGACAGTCCTCTTATTGCAGCTTGTTAtgacggacatgatagcacagtacaacttttactgaaatatggagcagacattaatttatgtaatagaTACAAATTAAGTCCTCTATGTTTAGCTTTTGCGAACAGACATATCGAAATAGTTAATGTTTTGCTAAACAATGGCGTAGACACCAGTCTGGCCTGTGGATGGGAAGTCAACCCTGCCCTCGTAGATTGCTTTGATAAACATGACAGCACTGCTatctttttattacaaaatgacAACATTTCAAATAACATGTATGATCCGGATTcgtatttttctctttttgtatcaaatcagGTTGAAAGAGTAGCAAGACTGATAGATTTAGAGAGATAG